In Liquorilactobacillus hordei DSM 19519, the following proteins share a genomic window:
- a CDS encoding MFS transporter has product MNNVKDNMRFKVSLLSISLFLMMAPQISSALPLMYNAFPGVSSAGVDTLATIPNFGIVIGLLISPFMVRFINAKPTIITGLIITLVAGTFPMYSTGYIAILVSRLLLGFGIGLFNSLAVSLIPEFYKNNEEELAAMIGYQNVMGSVGAALASFLLSYLVTISWHAAFAIYFLVVPSLILFTFFVPLSKKQNSATKIKKSNVEKQSVNKKVILISLLMFLIFMFYMPVSFALPSLIVSEKIGTSSTAALVAGISTLVGIPIGASFGFFFKKLHDKVFPLGFALVTLGFILIAMSQNIVLLFIAVIILGFGFGIGVPYMYAWLDWAAPQNSINLGTTIVLILVNIGCFISPTVVSMIGQIFGMNSARNIMILSAVAFSLIFSFALVHYLRVHKQQIKIN; this is encoded by the coding sequence ATGAATAATGTCAAAGACAATATGAGATTTAAAGTATCACTGCTGTCTATTTCCTTGTTTTTAATGATGGCGCCACAAATTTCTTCTGCTCTTCCTTTGATGTACAATGCCTTTCCCGGAGTTAGCTCAGCTGGGGTAGATACTTTAGCGACTATTCCTAATTTTGGAATAGTAATTGGCTTGTTGATTAGTCCGTTCATGGTTCGTTTTATAAATGCTAAACCAACAATTATAACTGGATTGATAATCACACTGGTTGCTGGAACATTTCCAATGTATTCAACAGGATATATAGCAATATTAGTTTCGAGATTATTGTTAGGTTTTGGAATTGGTCTTTTTAATTCGTTGGCGGTTAGCTTGATTCCAGAGTTTTATAAAAATAATGAGGAAGAATTGGCTGCAATGATTGGTTATCAAAATGTAATGGGGAGTGTCGGCGCAGCACTTGCATCATTTTTACTTAGTTATTTAGTTACAATCAGCTGGCATGCTGCATTTGCAATTTATTTTCTAGTAGTACCATCATTAATACTGTTTACGTTTTTTGTTCCTCTTTCAAAAAAGCAAAATAGTGCAACTAAGATAAAGAAAAGTAATGTGGAAAAACAAAGTGTCAATAAGAAAGTAATTCTGATTTCATTATTAATGTTCTTGATTTTCATGTTTTATATGCCAGTTTCATTTGCTTTGCCTAGTTTAATCGTTAGCGAAAAAATTGGAACATCAAGTACTGCAGCCCTAGTTGCAGGAATATCAACATTGGTGGGAATTCCGATTGGTGCAAGCTTTGGATTTTTCTTTAAGAAGCTACATGATAAGGTTTTTCCATTAGGTTTTGCACTTGTTACACTTGGATTCATATTAATAGCAATGTCTCAAAATATTGTATTACTATTTATAGCCGTAATTATCCTTGGATTTGGTTTTGGCATCGGAGTTCCGTACATGTATGCTTGGCTAGATTGGGCAGCACCACAAAATTCAATTAATCTAGGGACAACAATTGTTCTAATTTTGGTTAATATTGGCTGCTTTATCTCACCAACAGTTGTCAGTATGATTGGGCAGATATTTGGAATGAATTCTGCGCGTAATATTATGATTCTGAGTGCAGTTGCATTTTCCTTAATATTTAGCTTTGCATTGGTACATTATCTTAGGGTTCATAAACAGCAAATAAAGATTAACTAA
- a CDS encoding ROK family protein produces the protein MRNYLSIDIGGTAIKYGLIDHSGNLIKKDAVDTPQNLAEFRQSIIKIISRHKNEIYGVAFSVPGKVDSKRGIVYFGGSLPFLDGFNFEKFIHEEVAVIPVGVENDGKAAALAEIWLGNLKDINDAAAIILGTGVGGGIVINGNLLPGSHFQAGELSFMMSNFENVGYEELVGMTLSAVKMIEKIAVKKNLPDKKDGRAVFTLINEGDTEAVQILREYCKKIALLIINIQTVIDVTDFVIGGGISSQPILIDTINEEYKKILNKLPLLEETLTMPRIQKAKFENSANLYGALYGLLQKVDNGLES, from the coding sequence ATGCGTAATTATCTTAGTATTGATATTGGTGGGACTGCAATTAAGTACGGGTTAATTGATCACTCTGGAAATCTCATTAAAAAAGATGCAGTGGATACTCCGCAAAATTTGGCGGAATTCAGGCAATCCATAATTAAAATTATTTCGAGACACAAAAATGAAATATATGGAGTTGCATTTAGTGTTCCAGGTAAAGTTGATTCGAAACGAGGTATTGTATATTTTGGAGGATCATTACCATTTTTGGATGGATTTAATTTTGAGAAATTTATCCATGAAGAGGTTGCTGTGATACCTGTTGGTGTGGAAAATGATGGGAAGGCCGCTGCTCTTGCGGAGATATGGTTGGGAAATCTTAAGGATATTAATGATGCTGCAGCAATAATATTAGGAACAGGTGTTGGCGGCGGAATAGTTATCAATGGAAATCTCTTGCCAGGAAGTCATTTTCAAGCTGGAGAACTTAGCTTTATGATGAGTAATTTTGAAAATGTAGGTTATGAGGAATTAGTTGGAATGACCTTGTCAGCTGTAAAAATGATAGAAAAAATTGCAGTAAAAAAGAATCTGCCAGATAAAAAAGATGGGCGCGCAGTTTTCACACTAATAAATGAAGGGGATACTGAAGCAGTTCAGATTCTTAGAGAATATTGTAAAAAAATTGCGTTGTTAATTATAAATATTCAAACAGTCATTGATGTAACTGACTTTGTAATTGGTGGTGGGATAAGTAGTCAACCAATACTCATCGATACTATCAACGAAGAGTACAAGAAAATCTTAAACAAGCTACCTCTATTAGAAGAAACTTTAACAATGCCGCGTATACAAAAAGCCAAGTTTGAAAACAGTGCTAATCTTTATGGGGCATTATACGGCTTATTACAAAAAGTTGATAATGGTTTAGAATCCTGA
- a CDS encoding glycoside hydrolase family 1 protein, with the protein MFDIKEKFPDGFLWGGATAANQLEGAWDKDGKGPSIADALPGGKERFAIAGSQEFDWQLEDEKYTYPNHKGIDHYYRFKEDIKLFGEMGFKCYRFSIAWSRIFPQGDEETPNEAGLKFYDHLIDECLKYGIEPVITISHYELPLNLAQTYGGWKNRELIKFYERFARVVLERYHSKVTYWMIFNEINSAFHFPVMSQGLVPSNGANDFTNVVQAWHNQFVASALAVKIGHELDEQLQIGCMILYATSYAYDANPVNQYANLKQMQDFNFFCADVQVRGKYSQSTARMLKEHNVDPANLKITAEDLELLAQNTVDYIGFSYYMSMVTDVTREGSDEGVSGNLIGGVANPFLKSSDWGWQIDPKGLQIALNELYDRYQKPLFIVENGLGAKDVVAEDGAIHDDYRIDYLKQHIEAMQGAIRDGVEIMGYTPWGCIDLVSASTGEMSKRYGFIYVDLDDEGNGTLDRSRKDSFYWYKKVIESNGKSL; encoded by the coding sequence ATGTTTGATATTAAAGAGAAGTTCCCAGATGGTTTTCTTTGGGGAGGTGCGACAGCCGCTAACCAACTTGAAGGAGCATGGGATAAAGATGGTAAGGGTCCATCAATTGCAGATGCATTGCCAGGTGGTAAAGAACGTTTTGCAATTGCAGGCAGTCAGGAATTTGACTGGCAACTTGAAGATGAAAAATACACATATCCAAACCATAAAGGAATAGATCATTATTATCGATTTAAAGAAGACATTAAGTTGTTCGGAGAAATGGGTTTTAAATGCTATCGCTTTTCAATTGCTTGGTCGCGAATATTCCCGCAAGGTGATGAAGAAACTCCTAATGAAGCAGGTCTGAAATTCTATGACCACTTGATTGATGAATGTCTAAAGTATGGGATTGAACCGGTAATTACTATCTCTCATTATGAACTACCATTGAACCTCGCACAGACTTACGGTGGATGGAAAAATCGAGAATTAATCAAGTTTTATGAACGTTTTGCGCGTGTGGTCTTAGAACGCTATCATTCTAAGGTTACTTATTGGATGATATTTAATGAAATTAATTCAGCATTTCATTTTCCAGTAATGAGTCAAGGGCTTGTTCCAAGCAATGGGGCGAATGATTTCACTAATGTTGTCCAAGCTTGGCATAATCAATTTGTTGCAAGTGCATTAGCAGTTAAAATCGGACATGAACTTGATGAACAGCTCCAAATTGGCTGTATGATTTTGTATGCAACGAGCTATGCATACGATGCTAATCCAGTTAATCAATATGCTAACTTGAAGCAGATGCAAGACTTCAATTTCTTTTGTGCAGATGTTCAGGTGAGAGGCAAGTATTCGCAGTCTACAGCACGTATGTTAAAAGAACATAATGTTGATCCAGCTAACTTAAAGATTACTGCTGAGGACTTGGAATTATTAGCACAAAACACTGTTGACTATATTGGATTCAGTTATTATATGTCGATGGTAACTGATGTGACACGTGAGGGTAGTGATGAAGGCGTTTCTGGCAACTTAATCGGTGGAGTGGCTAATCCTTTCTTGAAGAGCAGCGATTGGGGTTGGCAGATTGATCCTAAAGGCCTGCAAATTGCGTTGAACGAATTATACGATCGTTATCAAAAACCACTGTTTATTGTTGAAAATGGATTGGGTGCCAAAGATGTTGTGGCAGAAGATGGAGCAATTCATGATGATTATCGGATTGATTACCTAAAGCAACACATTGAGGCGATGCAAGGAGCGATTCGCGATGGTGTTGAGATAATGGGATATACACCGTGGGGATGTATTGATTTAGTGAGTGCTTCCACTGGTGAGATGAGTAAGCGTTATGGTTTCATTTACGTTGACTTGGATGATGAAGGAAACGGGACACTTGATAGATCACGTAAGGATTCTTTCTATTGGTACAAAAAGGTTATCGAAAGTAATGGGAAGAGCTTATAA